GCAGCCGTTGCGGGCATTGCGAACGCAATGGAAATCCGTTGCCACGAGCGATGAGGATCTGCGCGCGCTGCGCGAAAAAGTGAAGGCTCTGGAACTGGAGGCCGAACGGCATTTGATCGTGCGACTGGAGCAGTCGACGCAGGGCTGGCAGCAGGATGAGGCGAGCGATTTAACGCCCTGGCTTGAAGGCGTGGCGGCAGATGCCGCACACCTGGACCGCGACGCGCTGCATCAGCTGCGCGTCGCGGTAACCGGCACTTAGGAAGCGCTGGTTGGGGTGGTGGTAGCGCTCGACGGTGCCACTGGGGTTGGTGCAGTGGTGGCTGTCGAGGTGGTCACTGCTGGCGCGGTTGCGGCCGGAGCAGAAGGTGCTGGCGTCGCAGGCGTTGCTGGCTTGGCGGCAGCTGTCGGGGCCGGAGCCGGCTTGGTGGCAGCGACCGGTTTTTTCACCGCTGGTTTTGCTGCAGGTTTTGCGGCGGCAGGTTTCGCAGCTGGCTTGGCTGCAGGTTTCGCTGCGGCTGGCTTGGCAGCCGGTTTGGCAGCGGCGGGTTTTGCAGCAGCGGCTGGCTTGGCTGCTGGTTTTGCCGCAGCAGGTTTTGCCGCCGTGGCTGGCCTGGTTGCTGGTTTTGCAGCTGCGGTTTTCGCAGCAGGTTTAGCGGCCGGTTTTGCAGCTGGCTTGGCAGCAGTTTTAGCCGCGACAGGTTTTGCCGCAGGCTTGGCAGCCGGTTTCGCAGCAGCGGTTCTAGCGGCGGGTTTTGCAGCCGGTTTGGCGGCTGGTTTTGCAGCTGGCTTGGCCGCTGCAGTTTTCGCCACGGCGGGTTTCGCGGCAGCAGTGCGTGCAGCCGGTTTCGCAGCAGCGGTTCTGGCGGCTGGCTTGGCAGCCGGTTTGGCTGCAGCAGTACCGGCAGCGGGTTTGGCAGCGCTGGCAGCTACAGGTTTTTTCGCCGCTGGTTTAGCGGCAGGTTTTGCTGCGGCTTTCACCGGTGCTTTGGCAACCGGTTTGGCGGCAGGCTTGGCCGGTGCTTTTGCAGCAGCCGGTTTGGCAGCGGTTTTCTTGGCAGGAGTCGCCGCAGCAGATTTGGCCGCACGCAGGGTCAATGCCTTGCCAACAGCCTCTTGAACACGACCAACGCCCTGGGCCAGTTTCAGGCTTTCCTGAGCGTCACGCTTGAGTTGCAGGATGTAGCCGCGAGTGTCCGACTGACGCTCCTTGAGGGCATCGAGCAGGTCTTCGAGTTGGCTCACGGCATCCTTGGCCTTGGCTTGCGCCTTGGCCTTGCCGGCCGCTGCCGCGTCCTGCAATTTGGTGCGGGATTTGTGCAATTTTTCCTGAGCTTTGCCGCGTTGTTTTTCCAGCTTGGCGAGCAGTTTCTCAGCATCAGCCAAAGCTTCCGAACAGGCAGTTTCTAGGTGCTCGAGCAAGCTGCCCGACAGTTGTTGGAGAAGATGCAACGGAGTGTTTACTGGCTTC
This genomic interval from Pseudomonas putida contains the following:
- a CDS encoding TIGR02444 family protein, with the protein product MSSDLWSFSLSLYARPGVEQACLQLQSTGVNVCLLLCAAWLGQRGVGCNEQRLQQLRSVVKPWDADVVQPLRALRTQWKSVATSDEDLRALREKVKALELEAERHLIVRLEQSTQGWQQDEASDLTPWLEGVAADAAHLDRDALHQLRVAVTGT
- a CDS encoding AlgP family protein, which translates into the protein MSATKKPVNTPLHLLQQLSGSLLEHLETACSEALADAEKLLAKLEKQRGKAQEKLHKSRTKLQDAAAAGKAKAQAKAKDAVSQLEDLLDALKERQSDTRGYILQLKRDAQESLKLAQGVGRVQEAVGKALTLRAAKSAAATPAKKTAAKPAAAKAPAKPAAKPVAKAPVKAAAKPAAKPAAKKPVAASAAKPAAGTAAAKPAAKPAARTAAAKPAARTAAAKPAVAKTAAAKPAAKPAAKPAAKPAARTAAAKPAAKPAAKPVAAKTAAKPAAKPAAKPAAKTAAAKPATRPATAAKPAAAKPAAKPAAAAKPAAAKPAAKPAAAKPAAKPAAKPAAAKPAAKPAVKKPVAATKPAPAPTAAAKPATPATPAPSAPAATAPAVTTSTATTAPTPVAPSSATTTPTSAS